Genomic segment of Paenibacillus sp. FSL R5-0623:
ATCTTCCACAGTCCGAATGGGCTGAATTGTCACATATGATCAGTGCACGATTGTTATTGGAACTGACGAATTCCCGTCTGCATCCCATGGTGGAGGTACTGACACTGATTGAGACAGCCAATCAGGAATTGTTATCATCTGTCCTGGACATGACTGTGACGCAAGAAGACTACCACATGCTGAGACAGATGTCGTTTATCCGTTCCGGTCCGGATGGTCTTGGACTGCATGACATGGCCAGGGTGCATCTGCTACGGGATTTTCGACAGCGTGAGCCACATCGGTTGCAGACATTGCGTATCAAGATTGCGAAGCTGCTGAAACCGCTACATGAACACGCAGGGGCTTATGCGCGTCGTCAAATCGCCCGAAAGATGCTTCTGCTCTGTCAGGAATCCATGCTTCAATACCGCAAGTACGCAGACGTGTCTCGTGATTCCCTGTTCTCCCCTCTTGAGACGATGAGAAAAGAGGATCTGCCCGCTCTGCACAGCTTGTTACAGCAATGGTGCGAGTACAGCGTGGAACCATGGCAGGCTGTGGCCTACGGTCCCTTCCTGGATGAGTTGGTACACCGTTATCCTGAAGGGATCGTATTGATGCGTGACAAGCTTGGGGAGACAATAGCCATGTTCATCACGGTACTTGTACATAGGGGTAGTAGTGAGCTGCTTTTGAAATATTTTCCGAATGAGATGCATGAATGCTTCACTCTACAGGAGCTTGAGAATGACCCGGATCAGAGTGATACTCACTTTGCATTGCTGGCGGCAGCAAGAGATGATGTGCCTGGTTATACACGAGAAGAACTGGTGGGATACATGGCACTGGATCGACTATCTCTACTGGGTGATGGTGCACGAGCGATGCTCGTTGCAACGAATCCTCACCTGAAACTATTTTTGCAAAGTATTGGATTCCAGATGCGAAGAACCCGCACTCGTGTCTGTGACAGATTCGAGGACCGGGCGGACATACTTGATTTGGATTTGCGTAGCGGGCAATTCGGAGAGTGGGTCATGTCTCTGTTTGCCCCGAAATCAACAGAAGATCGTATACAGCTGGAAACAACGGAAGTGGATGTTATCTGGACTGAACAGGATGTTCGCAAGATGTTGGGGAATCTTCGTTCTCCGGGAGAATTGCATGAATATGCTGACAGGGTTAGAGGAGTAAAGGATGGAATCCAGTTACAGCTGTATGTCATGGATCTGTTGGAAGGCAGGGTACACGGCCTATCTCCACAGGATCAGATGCTGTTATACGCGGCCTACTGGACGCATGCTGGCAATCCAACTGCCGCAGCCCAGACGTGTTCCATGAGTCGGGCGACATTCTATCGCCATCTCAGAACAGCGCTGACTCGCCTGGCGCGGATTTTGTAGGGTTCTATTCGTTCATCATACCGAGAATGACGACAAGAAGAGGCTGGTCATAGACCAAGCCTCTTCATGCGGTTATAGAGTGTTGCCCTGGAGATGCCAAGTTGCTTGGCGAGTGTTCGTTTGTTGCCACCTGCTGCTCTCAGATATTGAATTAGAAGTTGCGCCTCATAGGTGTCCAATTTTTGCTGGTAGGTAACACCCGAGACAAGTTCGGAATCATTCGAGGGATCTAATTCGTCCACATTTGCAATGGATCGAGGTTCTGGTTCTGCTCCCGCCGAATCCTGACGTTGCTGATTTTCGTTGTTGGCATATGAATGAATTCCGGATGTCAGTTGAACTTCGGACTGTTCATGCATGGTGAGGGAAGTGAGGGTATCAGGCAGGTATTCCTGCTTCACCTCACCATCTGTCGTCAGAATGGTCAGGCGTTCGATCACATTTCGTAATTCACGTACATTGCCTGGCCAATCATATTGGAACAGTAACTTGAACACTTCAGGTGGAACCAACTCAATGTGACGGTTATACAGCAATGAGAACTCTTGCAGGAACGTCTGGGTTAATTCATATATATCTTCCTTGCGCATGCGCAGAGGAGGGATGACAAGGTTAATGACATTCAGCCGGTAGTAGAGATCTTCCCGGAATTGGTTGCGGGTAATCATGCTAAGCAGGTTCTGGTTGGTTGCAGCGATAATCCGGCAGTCGGCCTGTTTCATACGCGTTCCCCCCACAGGAAAGTAACTCTTCTCCTGTAACACCCGAAGCAGCTTCACTTGCAATTCCAATGGCATCTCACCGATCTCATCCAGAAAAAGAGTCCCCCCTTCGGCAAGCTCAATCTTACCCTTTTTGCCTTTGGGATCCGCTCCGGAAAATGCGCCTTTTTCATAGCCGAATAGCTCACTTTCAAACAAGGAAGCGGGGATTGCCCCGCAGTTAATCGCGATAAACGGTGCAGTCTGCAATTCACGAAGATCATGAATAGCTTTGGCGAATAACTCCTTGCCTGTGCCGCTCTCCCCGAGTATAAGTACGGTTGCTGAGGTGGTACTGATCTTGCGAATGGTCTCCATGCACTGCTTAATAACCAAGCTACTGCCCTTGATTCTGGCAAATGGATCTGATTCGGGACGTAGCCGAGCAACGGCTTTCTCCAAGTGCTGGACTTTGGAGGTCATATGTAATAGTTCCTGATGTAATCGGATTTCGGTTGTTATATCCACTTCGGCAGCAACTGCACCCACAATACGTCCATCCAGTTGGACTGGACGAGCATTAATCAGCGCGAAGAGGTCGGGCCGTGGCTGATGCTGTTTGCGATAGACCGTTTCACCGGTATACAACGTTTTGAGAGACTGTAGCCGATCTGGAGGGAAAAAGTCCGCCGCGGGTTGTCCGATGATGTCTTTTTTGCTGATCGAAAAAACATGCTCCGCGCCAGTTGTCCAGTAGGCCACCTTGGCATCTTCATTAATTAATGTCAGAGCTGAACCCGCTGTCTCCAGTGTGGTCTCAAAATAAGCTTCTATTAGTCGATGCGCATGCATCATGGCATGCATAACATCGGATACGGAGATATATCCCAGTACGGGTCCTTCATCCTGAATGAACAGATAAGAAGATGTGTCGAATAAGGAGATGGCATCTACCAGCGATATCGATGAAGGGATACAGGGGGTGGGGAGGACTGTATCCAGAGTATCCATATCCGTGCGCAATAAAGACATTAAATCTGGAAGCAAATGTTTCATCGGTATCACCTCAGTTTGGGCATAACTTTCAGGACTGTACCTGTTACAAGGAACTCTTATGATCTGAGTAAATGGAAATATTTGAGTGAGATAGTTATCCATATTATAGCTTTCAAAGTGAAGTGTGTATAGATTTTTTGACATGAATCATACATAAGACAATCGGAAATCGTGGTTAATTTTGTTTTTGTAATGTTGGGGACTACGTGGTATTTTTCATCGTTGCCCAATCCAGGAATAGTCATTATCACTGCTGCATCAAGTGATGTACTGACATTACGGAATCATTCCAGTGCATCGGCAGTTGATCTGCAGACCCTGGCAGGCGGAACACAGATCAATGCGAATGCCTCTAACCTAATGCTACAATTAAGTGGTTAACTTTTGAATAATAAATGGGTATGTCCAGAAAAATAGACATTTAACTTTTCCTTATCTCATAATCATCCTCTAGAACGCTCGCTTGGAGCGAGAGAGCCTCCTTTCGGCATATCCCCTTTTCCTTATTGTATAACTTGGTTACAGCCTCGGTTTAAATGCATCTCGATGCTCTCTCAGGAATGCATCAAGTGAGCGCGGCGCTCTGCCAAGCAAGCGTTGAACGGTATCCGTCGGCTTTTCTGGCACAACGGTAGACATCGTCTGAATTTCCACAACGTGGTCTGCAAGCCAAGGAGGCATCTGTCCATGTTCGATCAGATCCGTTCGAAGCTCCTCGGGTTTGAGGTTGAGGAATCCGATCGGTCGATTGAACAGGGTGGACATTTTATCTGCAATCTGTGCATAAGTGAATGCTCCGGAACCCGTCAGCGTATAGATGCGGTTCACTGGTTTGTCTCTAGTCAGCACTTCTGTGGCAATATCTGCGATGTCTCGGCAATCGATGAAGTTGCACGGGGAATCTCCAATGCAGCCGAAGAATACATCTTGGGTTGTAATGGTTGGTGCGAGTCGGAGCAGATTTTGCATAAAAGCATAGGGGCGCAGCAATGTATATGTCATCCCGGATTTCACTAGAGCTTGCTCAATTTGTTCATGCCAGCCTGCTACAGATACTGGTGAACGTTCGTCATATGCTGGGCTGGATATTTTGACGACATGCTCCACTCCCTCTTGTGCAGCCATCTGAATAATGGATGTCTCTAGTTCCACTTGTTTAGGGTTGTTGGATAACGCTAGAAATAGTTGACTGATACCCGCCAAAGCTCTGCGCATCGATTCGGAATCATTTGCATCGGCAGCACAGATTTCAATCCCGGACAACGCCAAGTCCGCCATTTGTTGACGAAGCTTATCCGGCTTTCTACATACTGCCCGAACGGGAATACCTCTTTCCATCAAACGTCTCAAAAGTACATTTCCAATCATGCCTGTTGCTCCAATAATAGTAATCATGTTTCAATCTCTCCTTATAATGAACTTGTTTATTTGATAATGTAAGCTCGCCAGCGCCATGTCATGATCGTACAAGCTATTGCACCGGACAATGGAAAATCGAACCCAATATGATCCAACCAAGCCCATGAAGAACTCGGGTTTACGATCTGCAATACATTAGAAATCCCCCACGCCGCCACCAAGCCAAACCATGCGCCTGCAAGTGCCAAGCAGCCCACGACAATGATCCGGGGTGCTTTCGCCACCCACCGTGTGCGGTTTTCACGGTTACGAAGCCAGAGTCCGGCCCATAGAGCCATAAGCAGAGACGCCCCTCCAATCGTTGTTAAAGCTCGTAACTGAAGGACTTTATCAGCGGTAACGATTCCCCCGATGCTTGCCATGATGGCAGGAGACAAGTAGGCCGGGATTAATTCACGCCACAGTACAAAAGGTTT
This window contains:
- a CDS encoding sigma 54-interacting transcriptional regulator; translated protein: MSLLRTDMDTLDTVLPTPCIPSSISLVDAISLFDTSSYLFIQDEGPVLGYISVSDVMHAMMHAHRLIEAYFETTLETAGSALTLINEDAKVAYWTTGAEHVFSISKKDIIGQPAADFFPPDRLQSLKTLYTGETVYRKQHQPRPDLFALINARPVQLDGRIVGAVAAEVDITTEIRLHQELLHMTSKVQHLEKAVARLRPESDPFARIKGSSLVIKQCMETIRKISTTSATVLILGESGTGKELFAKAIHDLRELQTAPFIAINCGAIPASLFESELFGYEKGAFSGADPKGKKGKIELAEGGTLFLDEIGEMPLELQVKLLRVLQEKSYFPVGGTRMKQADCRIIAATNQNLLSMITRNQFREDLYYRLNVINLVIPPLRMRKEDIYELTQTFLQEFSLLYNRHIELVPPEVFKLLFQYDWPGNVRELRNVIERLTILTTDGEVKQEYLPDTLTSLTMHEQSEVQLTSGIHSYANNENQQRQDSAGAEPEPRSIANVDELDPSNDSELVSGVTYQQKLDTYEAQLLIQYLRAAGGNKRTLAKQLGISRATLYNRMKRLGL
- a CDS encoding SDR family oxidoreductase, with amino-acid sequence MITIIGATGMIGNVLLRRLMERGIPVRAVCRKPDKLRQQMADLALSGIEICAADANDSESMRRALAGISQLFLALSNNPKQVELETSIIQMAAQEGVEHVVKISSPAYDERSPVSVAGWHEQIEQALVKSGMTYTLLRPYAFMQNLLRLAPTITTQDVFFGCIGDSPCNFIDCRDIADIATEVLTRDKPVNRIYTLTGSGAFTYAQIADKMSTLFNRPIGFLNLKPEELRTDLIEHGQMPPWLADHVVEIQTMSTVVPEKPTDTVQRLLGRAPRSLDAFLREHRDAFKPRL